The Medicago truncatula cultivar Jemalong A17 chromosome 4, MtrunA17r5.0-ANR, whole genome shotgun sequence genome includes a region encoding these proteins:
- the LOC11419247 gene encoding uncharacterized protein — MVCEDLPKEVCAFSVASSGKRCLLETEKNINGETEYQCRTSEVMVERIAAYIETDECVEACGVDRSSVGISSDAFFEPYFTSKLCSPSCFSKCPNIVDLFFNLAAGEGVFLPELCEKHKNNPRRATIELTSSGAALGPASSISQDIALAPASAPTPISEISKENELSLKRIFCKGLNNTLPSVSSICGQSP; from the exons ATGGTGTGTGAGGACTTGCCAAAGGAAGTGTGTGCTTTCTCAGTAGCTTCATCTGGAAAGAGATGTTTGTTGGAGACTGAGAAGAATATCAATGGTGAAACCGAGTATCAATGCCGAACATCTGAAGTTATGGTGGAGAGAATAGCAGCATACATAGAGACAGACGAATGTGTAGAAGCATGTGGTGTTGATAGAAGTTCTGTTGGTATTTCATCTGATGCTTTCTTTGAGCCTTACTTCACAAGCAAGCTTTGTTCTCCATCTTGTTTCTCTAAGTGTCCCAATATTGTTGACCTTTTCTTTAATTTGGCTGCTGGAGAAg GAGTATTTTTGCCGGAACTTTGTGAGAAACACAAGAACAACCCTCGTCGTGCTACAATTGAACTTACTAGCTCAGGAGCTGCACTTGGTCCTGCTTCATCGATTTCACAGGATATTGCGTTAGCACCAGCATCTGCACCTACACCTATTTCTGAGATTTCAAAGGAAAATGAGTTATCACTGAAACGTATCTTCTGCAAGGGGTTAAATAACACTCTCCCATCAGTCTCTAGCATATGTGGTCAAAGTCCTTGA
- the LOC11422489 gene encoding uncharacterized protein gives MSFSTKLPLVLLLSSFLIHTSFAMMVCEDLPKEVCAFSVASSGKRCLLETEKNINGETEYQCRTSEVMVERIAAYIETDQCVEACGVDRSSVGISSDAFFEPYFTSKLCSPSCFSKCPNIVDLFFNLAAGEGVFLPELCEKHKTNPRRATIELTSSGAALGPASSISQDIALAPAAAPISEISEDNVPPQKQPLCEDSPLQLNVTACGQTP, from the exons ATGTCTTTCTCAACCAAATTGCCTTTGGTTTTGTtactttcttcttttctcatCCATACATCTTTTG CTATGATGGTATGTGAGGACTTGCCAAAGGAAGTGTGTGCTTTCTCAGTAGCTTCATCAGGAAAGAGATGTTTGTTGGAGACTGAGAAGAATATCAATGGTGAAACCGAGTATCAATGCCGAACATCTGAAGTTATGGTGGAGAGAATAGCAGCATACATAGAGACAGATCAATGTGTGGAAGCATGTGGTGTTGATAGAAGTTCTGTTGGTATTTCATCTGATGCTTTCTTTGAGCCTTACTTCACAAGCAAGCTTTGTTCTCCATCTTGTTTCTCTAAGTGTCCCAATATTGTTGACCTTTTCTTTAATTTGGCTGCTGGAGAAG GAGTATTTTTGCCGGAACTTTGTGAGAAACACAAGACCAACCCTCGTCGTGCTACAATTGAACTTACTAGCTCAGGAGCTGCACTTGGTCCTGCTTCATCGATTTCACAGGATATTGCGTTAGCACCTGCAGCTGCACCTATTTCTGAGATTTCAGAGGACAACGTGCCCCCACAAAAACAACCCCTCTGTGAGGATAGTCCTTTGCAATTGAATGTCACCGCATGTGGTCAAACTCCGTGA
- the LOC11422490 gene encoding uncharacterized protein, with protein MSFSTKLSLVLLLSSFLIHASLAEMVCEDLPKEVCTFSVASSGKRCLLETQKGVNGEIEYQCRTSEVIVERISEYIETDQCVEACGVDRSSVGISSDAFFEPQFTGKLCSPACYKKCPNIVDLFFNMAAGEGVFLPELCEKHKTNPRRAMVELVSSGAAFGPASSVSEDIVLAPAAAPSSL; from the exons ATGTCTTTCTCAACCAAACTATCATTGGTTTTATtactttcttcttttctcatCCATGCTTCTTTAG CTGAAATGGTATGTGAGGACTTACCAAAGGAAGTGTGTACTTTCTCAGTAGCTTCATCAGGGAAGAGATGTTTGTTGGAGACTCAGAAAGGTGTCAATGGTGAAATTGAGTATCAATGTAGAACATCTGAAGTTATAGTGGAGAGAATTTCAGAGTACATAGAGACAGATCAATGTGTGGAAGCATGTGGTGTTGATAGAAGTTCTGTTGGTATTTCATCTGATGCTTTCTTTGAGCCACAATTCACCGGCAAACTTTGCTCACCAGCTTGTTACAAAAAGTGCCCTAACATTGTTGACCTTTTCTTCAATATGGCTGCTGGAGAGG GAGTATTTTTGCCAGAACTATGTGAGAAACACAAGACCAACCCTCGTCGTGCTATGGTCGAGCTTGTGAGCTCCGGAGCTGCATTTGGCCCGGCTTCTTCAGTTTCAGAGGACATTGTGTTAGCACCTGCAGCTGCACCTTCTTCTCTGTAA